The sequence GCTTTGATGATGCTTTCATGTCTTTATGATATTAGGCATTGATATTCTCGAACCCCGAatgcttcttttattttttttaagaaccaCTCCCATGATTTATCGTTCTCAGAATCAACTATGCAGTATGCAAGTGGAAAAATTTTCGATTCTGCATCTTGTGTGTTGGCAGTGAGCAACGTGCCTCCATACGCGACCTTTAGGAATGTACCATCCACAACGATGATTGGTTTGCAGTTTGGCCAACCTTTTATATCAGCATTCAATGCGACAAATGCATATTTGAAACTGTCATCATCTTCTTTCTCTATGTCAATTAATGTTCCTAAATTTTAATCAAACAGTGTTTTTCAAACAACTATTACGCAACTAAATAACAACGCAAAAACaatgcttttatttttacaacTATTTTCgaactaaaatattttattttttttacctgGATTTGTTTTCTGTAGCATGTACAGGTATCTTGGCAAGTAATTGTACGACTCTTTAGCATTTCCATGTAGCTGGGTTTGTGCTCGCTCTTTACTACGCCATGCTTTCATGTAATTCATCTTTATTCCGTATTTGTCTTTCAATTCTGTCTTTATGTCTGCCGGGCTGCACTTTGTTTTTCAGGTTCAAGAATTTTGGTTTTACAAAATCTGCTATCAACTTTGATGTAGCTTGTCGTTGATCTCCAAATCTTATTGTAACTGCACATGTGTGTTCTTCTTGGTAGCTCCTTATTATGAATGTTTCTGTGTTTCCATTTTTTGTAGCCTTTAAACTCCATTTGCAGTTTGTGTCCAAACACACTATGTTGTATTCTTTTGTGCAAGATTTCACTACTTTGTATTGAAATGTCTTCTTGATTGCAAAGTAGCATAGTGTACTTATCAATGTTTCTTTGTCCTTGTAAATTTGCCCCTTTTCTATTGTTTCATGTCGTTTGTCATTGATGATAATCATTTCTGTGTTgtccacttcctcttcttcttcctggtTGTTTTCGAGTTGCTGTACCATTTCTGCAGCCACAAGCTTTGCATAGTCGGTGAAGTCGAAATCTTCATCTACTGCTGTAGTTTTTTCTCTATTGTTTTCTGGTTGTTGTATGGTTGATTCTGATGACACTGTCTCTGTTTCTAGGAAAAATGTATCATCTTCAGCAGATCTAATCGTCTGCACAGATAGTTGTTGCTTGGAAGTTGTTGCCGTGTTGTTTCCAGGTTACTGCAAATCTTCCTGTGTTGCGTTGTTGTCATACGATTCCATGATCATATTGTTCCACACCATTGTTTGGTTAGGTGGTTCTGTGTTGCTGGTTTTGTTCACACACAATGGGTACCTTGTGAAATCAACCTCCTTTGTTAATAGCTTTATGTAGAACAACagacttttgtcatccttgattTGTAGTGGTTGGCCTCCTTCCTTCAGTTGATATTTCAGTTGTAGTTGTGTTGATTCAGGGTTGCATTGGAGTTCTTCCATCATTATTCTCATTAGTTCCTCAAAAGTGCACTTGGTGGAAATTAATTCTCCACTTGATTCATACTCAACATAGTTTTTGTGGTCATCCCAATGCCCATTGCTCTGCACCAATATTTGTAATGGTTCCGTATCCtgaaataatgtaaattatttacttggttCAGTTTTTGTAGTTGCAaacaactattttaatctgTCAAAACAACTAATAAACAACTCTTTCCAGCAATAACTTCTGCAACTAACACTTTCATCTGGACGACTATTTAAATCTGTTAAATCAACTATcaaacaactattttaaaagCAATCAGTAATTAATAACAATAGATTCATCTTTTCTAGTTTGCAGATCCCAAACAActattattctacttgaaaacAACTTGTAAACAactgttttcaaaataaaacACTGTAGCAACTATTTATATGCgttaatgtttattttcatgcaaaccgttgttgtttttttattttcggcttcaccaatatttcattattatttcaatttaatccggttttcatcaattaataacaaatttCTATTAATCTACACTAAAGAATTTGAGTACGTTTATGAAAAAATTGGTTTACCTTCAATTCTCTTTCTGATTCAATCATGGGTGAGTTTCTTTGATTTCCAGATCTCCTTCTATTCGGTTCTTCACCTCTGATCGCGATTTCttttttcaatgattgttgtttttgagtttttttttgtacatcaatggaggttggctgttttttttcctttccgTTTTTGTATTTGGATTTTTGGGATTCAACTTGTTTTCCTATGAGATCtacatttttttagattttgattTTGCTGGTTTTGGAAGAAAAATGGTTGAGAATGGGTTGTTGGGGTTGGACGGGTGGGTCACGAAGAAGGATCGGCTGCTGGGTTGAGAATGGAGGTTTCTGTTTTCTCTGCCGGTATTTTTGCAATTACCAACTTTTTAGTTTCCACTTTTCTTTATTTCCTTTTTTGGGGTCATAAATGTAAATTTCATCTATTTTTGGtatattatagaaaaaatctcttTCTATTtcttcattatttatttatttatttttttttgtttcttaatTTATTGCTAAGTTGTACTtttgtcttatttttttttcttatagttttctttttaaaatttcctATTTTCtttttggctaattagtaattttttctcccgaactttgacatgtactaaatcgtaccccctaaatttttttggccattaaaaattccccctgaactattgagattgttaaatttaaggacttttgtctaattttagtaaaaaaattctaacatggataaaagttcaaggggcatgatttagtacatatcaaagtttgaggggcatgattttgtagatatcaaagtttggagagcatgatttagtacataaacaatcactgaaatagtaaaattgaatgaaattagataaaagtccttaaatataacaatctcaatagttcagggggaatttctgacagccaaaaaagttcaggaggcacgatttagtacatgtcaaaattcggggagaaaaattacaaataagcctttctttttttctcttgcTGCTGGGTATTGAAGATTTTGAGTGGAacctatttttttcttttctcttgatGCTGTGTATCCAAGCTTTTATTAGAAGATTCTTCTTAAAAAAGGTAGCTGTATAATCTTAATTACATTGATGTTGTCCCGTTTAAAAAATGGGGAAAATAGATTGTATAGATTTGGGGTAATTAAGTTTTATGAACATGAAAACTTATTTCAGATGGTAATAATGtgatattttcttcttcttaagtctcaattttttttattaaaatcccTAATCTTTCagatttaggttttttttttgtttttctgtcGTTGTTGATTATCCAAGACTTTACTTGGAacatattttcttcttctctcttgatACTGGGCATCGAAGCCTTATTGAAAGATTCTTATTGAAAAAGATAACTCTATAATTTTAATTGCtttgattttgttctatttCAAATTTAGGGGGAAATGGATTTTATAGATTTAGGGTAATTAGGTTTTAAGAACTTGGAAGCTTATTCCATATGGttataattgttgggttttatgccctaaataaaactcatttcagtaCAATcagtttacttattaataaagatcagaaataacattttatgttgcatggttcacatgatttatttcatgattatatgtacatagtgtatgaattctatttaagtccaaaacatatgaatttgttaatgattatagtgttgtcaatgttgggttttatgccctaaataaaactcatttcaatataatcagatttacttattaatatagatcagaaataacatttaatgttgcatggttcacatgatttatttcatgattatatgtacataatgtataaattcatttgaaacccttttcacatacttgatcctgtttattgtgctgtcaacacgttggaaagtaaacatgactatgtgaataaagtttgctagatttatcagacatagggttttactgatatgataatctacaacagagtttacttgcatttggagaagtgctatgttctttccagagcattggttaaagtaaagctcaggttggatgcatggagtatgcatcggaagggaccgatattgaactttgacttagatttattaaacttaccttaatatctattcaagtcaatatcgcctagttgatcctagatcaaatgatcttaatcctgttatgattaggctcaatcttgaaaggctattcgtgttctttgatttgttagttaagcctacttttaggtcagggtgatacgtacattttgggaacacggtagtgtaattgagtgggagcgctatcataaacatggaatctatagcttctatctggagaatagtaagcaaaggatgatctctttcgagcttgaccaaacgaacataaatggtggagtactcatttcacataagctgaaatatcatttatatggggtcaagtgttttaaggataaaatacattgtagggtgtaacggtaatctaatccctttacagtgtagatcattcatatagaggatcattgatcacattcggattataacaatggataactgatgatgcgtctatatggtggaacatatagagcattctattatactgagagtgcaattctaagttctatgcgtggattcaacgaagaattaataagttagtaaattttagtgctaaattcatgatctacttattggaagctcagttatatagacccatggtccccgcactagttgagataatattgcttgtaagactcatgtaattggttttgattaatcaattataattctcaaattagactatgtctatttgtgaaattttcactaagtaagggcgaaattgtaaagaaagagtttataggggcatatttgttaattatgatactttgtatggttcaattaataaatatgataaatgacaatattatttaataattatttatagttattaaatagttagaattggcatttaaatggttgacttagaaaattagcgtttttgagaaaatcagatgcagaaaagataaaactgcgaaattgcaaaaagtgaggcccaaatccacttgtatagggccggccacttttgtaggaaatttaaactgatattttcattattttaatgccaaataattcaaacctaaccctagtggaatgctataaatagatagtgaaggcttcaggaaatttacacacttaaattttctactttttcattcagaaaaaaccgaGCCTTCTCTccccctatctttggccgaacccactctctctctcttcctcattgagatttcgaaattcttagtgtaagagtagtgcccacacacagcaagtgatacctca is a genomic window of Cannabis sativa cultivar Pink pepper isolate KNU-18-1 chromosome 9, ASM2916894v1, whole genome shotgun sequence containing:
- the LOC133031419 gene encoding uncharacterized protein LOC133031419 → MEELQCNPESTQLQLKYQLKEGGQPLQIKDDKSLLFYIKLLTKEVDFTRYPLCVNKTSNTEPPNQTMTIRSAEDDTFFLETETVSSESTIQQPENNREKTTAVDEDFDFTDYAKLVAAEMVQQLENNQEEEEEVDNTEMIIINDKRHETIEKGQIYKDKETLISTLCYFAIKKTFQYKVVKSCTKEYNIVCLDTNCKWSLKATKNGNTETFIIRSYQEEHTCAVTIRFGDQRQATSKLIADFMNYMKAWRSKERAQTQLHGNAKESYNYLPRYLYMLQKTNPGTLIDIEKEDDDSFKYAFVALNADIKGWPNCKPIIVVDGTFLKVAYGGTLLTANTQDAESKIFPLAYCIVDSENDKSWEWYSTMTSNIAEALNSANLAARETPVTTLMECLRAQMQEWTYNNRKEAQKCTTRLTPSSEKKLIGNYV